A DNA window from Drosophila virilis strain 15010-1051.87 chromosome 4, Dvir_AGI_RSII-ME, whole genome shotgun sequence contains the following coding sequences:
- the LOC6627306 gene encoding serine/threonine-protein kinase GA29083 isoform X1, with the protein MMRSKYKYTILRIKHTKRRRNRITANLMEVQAVNNLHSTAALLSSLQQGSNPASPNSTPRKTAAKAGGASAKKPTTEVAILEQLSKQQQQQEQEREHSRDCVSPASSNSELEKDFNELRELNGSLTGSGSVGKSNGSLSGNSSTNSAAPGSNGVGSTTPATNGSGQQPVGALNATHPKKRISSSRTPTRKAHRIKFYRNGDRFYPGITIPVSNERYRSFESLYEDLTRLLEENVKIPGAVRAIYNMSGKKITALEELEDGQSYVCSCNNENFKKVEYNTSSQPLANLTLANNSRSTNQRLAKLQRPVSPLKNGALVNSTGSNNAPAANGGDSAVHPRIVTLIRNGTKPRRIMRLLLNKRNSPSFEHVLTAITQVVRLDTGYVRKVFRLSGASVTQLADFFGPEDVFFAYGTERVNTAEDFKLEADEQRAINAIRKTLRTAGTTCKGPKPKMPVKNKKVYPAETARAREAGESATSEEDDQATLLRNTGVEIGDLPVAIRDNYTLGKMIGDGNFAIVLKIKDRQTGLPYALKIIDKSKCKGKEHYIDAEVRVMKKLQHPHIISLIMDVDQVTNMYLVLEYVSGGDLFDAITQVTRFSESQSRIMIRHLGSAMSYLHSMSIVHRDIKPENLLVELDASGNVVQLKLADFGLACEVTEPLYAVCGTPTYVAPEILLEVGYGLKIDVWAAGIILYILLCGFPPFVAPDNQQEPLFDAIISGVYEFPDPYWSDIGDGVRDLIANMLQSDPDVRFTSEDILDHYWTMDTENNGCGGGDGDFSR; encoded by the exons ATGATGCGgagcaaatataaatatacaatattaaGAATAAAGCATACAAAGCGACGACGCAATCGAATTACCGCCAATCT CATGGAAGTTCAGGCGGTAAACAATCTGCACAGCACGGCCGCGCTGCTGTCCTCACTGCAACAAGGCAGCAATCCCGCCAGCCCGAACTCGACGCCCAGGAAGACGGCTGCCAAGGCGGGCGGCGCCTCGGCCAAGAAGCCCACAACAGAAGTCGCCATCCTCGAGCAGTTgagcaagcagcagcagcagcaggagcaggagcgaGAGCACAGTCGCGACTGTGTGAGTCCGGCCAGCTCCAACTCGGAGCTGGAGAAGGACTTCAATGAGCTGCGTGAATTGAACGGCTCGCTAACGGGCAGTGGCAGCGTTGGCAAATCAAATGGTTCGCTTAGCGGCAACTCATCCACCAATTCGGCGGCACCGGGCTCCAATGGAGTCGGTTCCACGACTCCGGCAACGAATGGCAGCGGCCAGCAGCCGGTGGGCGCCCTTAATGCCACCCATCCTAAGAAACGCATCTCGAGCAGCCGCACGCCCACACGCAAGGCGCATCGCATTAAATTCTATCGCAACGGTGATCGCTTCTATCCGGGCATCACCATACCCGTGTCCAATGAGCGCTATCGTTCCTTTGAGAGCCTCTACGAGGATCTGACGCGCCTCCTCGAAGAGAATGTCAAAATTCCGGGTGCTGTGCGTGCCATCTACAATATGTCCGGCAAGAAA ATCACCGCCCTGGAAGAGCTAGAGGATGGCCAGAGCTACGTGTGTTCCTGCAATAACGAGAACTTCAAGAAGGTGGAGTATAATACCAGCTCACAGCCTTTGGCCAATTTGACGCTGGCGAACAACAGTCGATCCACCAATCAGCGTCTGGCCAAGCTGCAGCGTCCCGTCTCGCCGCTTAAGAATGGAGCACTGGTCAACAGCACGGGCAGCAACAATGCACCTGCGGCCAATGGGGGAGATAGTGCAGTGCATCCGCGAATTGTGACGCTGATAAGGAATGGTACGAAGCCACGCCGGATAATGCGACTGCTGTTGAACAAGCGGAACAGTCCCAGCTTCGAGCATGTTCTGACCGCCATAACGCAAGTGGTGCGCCTGGATACGGGCTATGTACGCAAGGTGTTCAGACTGTCTGGGGCATCCGTGACGCAACTGGCGGATTTCTTTGGGCCGGAGGATGTCTTCTTTGCGTATGGTACGGAGCGTGTGAATACCGCCGAGGATTTCAAATTGGAAGCAGATGAGCAGCGCGCCATCAATGCCATACGCAAGACACTGCGCACAGCGGGCACTACATGCAAGGGACCCAAGCCCAAGATGCcggttaaaaacaaaaaggtttaTCCGGCCGAGACCGCACGAGCGCGAGAAGCCGGCGAATCTGCCACCTCAGAGGAGGACGACCAGGCGACACTACTTAGGAATACGGGCGTTGAGATTGGCGATCTGCCCGTCGCTATACGAGACAATTACACACTGGGCAAAATGATTGGCGATGGCAACTTTGCCATTGTGCTAAAGATCAAGGATCGACAGACGGGCTTGCCATATGCCCTCAAGATCATTGACAAGAGCAAGTGCAAGGGCAAGGAGCACTACATAGATGCCGAAGTGCGTGTCATgaaaaagctgcagcatccCCATATAATATCGCTCATCATGGACGTCGATCAGGTGACAAACATGTACCTGGTGCTCGAGTATGTCAGTG gtgGCGATCTGTTCGATGCCATTACACAGGTCACACGCTTCTCGGAAAGCCAATCACGCATTATGATCCGACATTTAGGCTCGGCCATGTCTTATTTACATTCCATGAGCATTGTGCATAGGGATATCAAACCGGAAAATCTTCTG GTGGAACTGGACGCGTCTGGCAATGTTGTCCAACTTAAATTGGCCGACTTTGGACTGGCCTGTGAGGTAACCGAACCGCTCTATGCCGTGTGCGGCACTCCCACCTATGTGGCGCCCGAAATACTGTTGGAAGTGGGTTACGGCTTAAAG ATTGACGTTTGGGCTGCTGGCATCATATTGTACATACTGCTCTGCGGTTTTCCGCCTTTTGTTGCGCCTGATAACCAGCAGGAGCCGCTGTTTGATGCTATCATCTCGGGCGTTTATGAGTTTCCCGATCCCTACTGGTCGGACATCGGCGACGGTGTGCGCGATCTAATCGCCAATATGCTGCAGTCAGATCCGGATGTTCGTTTTACCAGCGAAGATATACTAGATCATTATTGGACAATGGACACTGAGAATAACGGCTGCGGTGGTGGCGATGGCGACTTTAGCAGATGA
- the beta3GalTII gene encoding beta-1,3-galactosyltransferase 6 encodes MRRLNNLVTLFTAIVAFFFGSFITRILTIVDKCPAPRSGVAKLDPHPDLFLVILVFSAPGNAEQREGMRETWLRLGQPLKQPYYPEEYIYLPSYSTAGGHLQMETVASQAQRLQHYINWQKQLPQLEQPRVHRNIKLKHLFAIGTQQMGATLRAELEHEQSQHHDLLLLPRLHDDYMNLTEKLMQSLDALTRYYEFSYLLKVDDDTYVKLDNLLNELVSYDRKLLRKRPNYEHEPLPELYWGYFNGRATIKTKGHWRESNYYISKNYINYALGGGYVLSRKLCENVVNNSHLLSSYVSEDASLGTWLAPLRHVYRWHDARFDTAYTPSKCRSYHLVLHKRNPQQMHDIYAGKLCTHENPGQRVFVSYYYDWTKPADKCCDSIVV; translated from the coding sequence atgcgTCGCTTAAACAacctggttacgctttttacgGCAATAGTAGCGTTCTTTTTTGGTAGTTTTATTACACGTATTCTGACCATAGTAGACAAATGCCCGGCACCGCGAAGTGGTGTGGCCAAACTCGATCCACATCCAGATTTATTTCTAGTGATACTTGTGTTCAGTGCGCCAGGCAATGCCGAGCAACGTGAAGGCATGCGCGAGACCTGGCTCCGTCTGGGGCAGCCACTTAAGCAACCATACTATCCCGAGGAGTACATCTACCTGCCCAGTTACAGCACAGCCGGCGGGCATTTGCAAATGGAAACCGTTGCATCGCAGGCCCAACGACTGCAGCACTACATAAATTGGCAGAAGCAGCTGCCACAGTTGGAGCAGCCACGTGTGCATCGCAACATCAAGTTGAAGCATCTGTTTGCCATTGGCACACAGCAAATGGGAGCGACGTTGCGCGCCGAATTGGAGCATGAGCAGAGCCAGCATCACgacttgctgctgctaccgCGCCTGCACGATGACTATATGAATCTGACGGAGAAGCTAATGCAGTCGCTGGACGCGTTGACCCGTTACTATGAATTCTCATATCTGCTTAAAGTGGACGATGACACCTATGTGAAGCTGGACAATCTACTCAACGAACTTGTCTCCTATGACCGTAAGCTTTTAAGAAAGAGACCGAACTATGAACATGAGCCGCTGCCAGAGCTCTACTGGGGCTATTTCAATGGACGCGCTACGATTAAGACCAAAGGTCACTGGCGCGAGtctaattattatattagcAAAAATTACATAAACTATGCACTGGGCGGCGGCTATGTGCTATCCCGCAAGCTATGCGAAAATGTGGTCAATAATTCTCATTTGCTGTCAAGCTATGTGTCCGAAGACGCCTCCCTCGGCACATGGTTGGCGCCACTGCGTCATGTCTATCGATGGCATGATGCACGCTTTGATACCGCCTACACGCCAAGCAAGTGTCGATCGTATCATCTGGTGCTGCACAAGCGCAACCCGCAGCAAATGCATGACATTTACGCTGGCAAGCTGTGCACCCACGAGAATCCTGGTCAGCGTGTATTTGTCTCCTACTATTACGATTGGACAAAGCCAGCGGACAAGTGCTGTGACAGCATTGTAGTGTAG
- the LOC6627306 gene encoding serine/threonine-protein kinase GA29083 isoform X2, translating to MRSSKPSMEVQAVNNLHSTAALLSSLQQGSNPASPNSTPRKTAAKAGGASAKKPTTEVAILEQLSKQQQQQEQEREHSRDCVSPASSNSELEKDFNELRELNGSLTGSGSVGKSNGSLSGNSSTNSAAPGSNGVGSTTPATNGSGQQPVGALNATHPKKRISSSRTPTRKAHRIKFYRNGDRFYPGITIPVSNERYRSFESLYEDLTRLLEENVKIPGAVRAIYNMSGKKITALEELEDGQSYVCSCNNENFKKVEYNTSSQPLANLTLANNSRSTNQRLAKLQRPVSPLKNGALVNSTGSNNAPAANGGDSAVHPRIVTLIRNGTKPRRIMRLLLNKRNSPSFEHVLTAITQVVRLDTGYVRKVFRLSGASVTQLADFFGPEDVFFAYGTERVNTAEDFKLEADEQRAINAIRKTLRTAGTTCKGPKPKMPVKNKKVYPAETARAREAGESATSEEDDQATLLRNTGVEIGDLPVAIRDNYTLGKMIGDGNFAIVLKIKDRQTGLPYALKIIDKSKCKGKEHYIDAEVRVMKKLQHPHIISLIMDVDQVTNMYLVLEYVSGGDLFDAITQVTRFSESQSRIMIRHLGSAMSYLHSMSIVHRDIKPENLLVELDASGNVVQLKLADFGLACEVTEPLYAVCGTPTYVAPEILLEVGYGLKIDVWAAGIILYILLCGFPPFVAPDNQQEPLFDAIISGVYEFPDPYWSDIGDGVRDLIANMLQSDPDVRFTSEDILDHYWTMDTENNGCGGGDGDFSR from the exons atgcgatcTTCAAAGCCCAG CATGGAAGTTCAGGCGGTAAACAATCTGCACAGCACGGCCGCGCTGCTGTCCTCACTGCAACAAGGCAGCAATCCCGCCAGCCCGAACTCGACGCCCAGGAAGACGGCTGCCAAGGCGGGCGGCGCCTCGGCCAAGAAGCCCACAACAGAAGTCGCCATCCTCGAGCAGTTgagcaagcagcagcagcagcaggagcaggagcgaGAGCACAGTCGCGACTGTGTGAGTCCGGCCAGCTCCAACTCGGAGCTGGAGAAGGACTTCAATGAGCTGCGTGAATTGAACGGCTCGCTAACGGGCAGTGGCAGCGTTGGCAAATCAAATGGTTCGCTTAGCGGCAACTCATCCACCAATTCGGCGGCACCGGGCTCCAATGGAGTCGGTTCCACGACTCCGGCAACGAATGGCAGCGGCCAGCAGCCGGTGGGCGCCCTTAATGCCACCCATCCTAAGAAACGCATCTCGAGCAGCCGCACGCCCACACGCAAGGCGCATCGCATTAAATTCTATCGCAACGGTGATCGCTTCTATCCGGGCATCACCATACCCGTGTCCAATGAGCGCTATCGTTCCTTTGAGAGCCTCTACGAGGATCTGACGCGCCTCCTCGAAGAGAATGTCAAAATTCCGGGTGCTGTGCGTGCCATCTACAATATGTCCGGCAAGAAA ATCACCGCCCTGGAAGAGCTAGAGGATGGCCAGAGCTACGTGTGTTCCTGCAATAACGAGAACTTCAAGAAGGTGGAGTATAATACCAGCTCACAGCCTTTGGCCAATTTGACGCTGGCGAACAACAGTCGATCCACCAATCAGCGTCTGGCCAAGCTGCAGCGTCCCGTCTCGCCGCTTAAGAATGGAGCACTGGTCAACAGCACGGGCAGCAACAATGCACCTGCGGCCAATGGGGGAGATAGTGCAGTGCATCCGCGAATTGTGACGCTGATAAGGAATGGTACGAAGCCACGCCGGATAATGCGACTGCTGTTGAACAAGCGGAACAGTCCCAGCTTCGAGCATGTTCTGACCGCCATAACGCAAGTGGTGCGCCTGGATACGGGCTATGTACGCAAGGTGTTCAGACTGTCTGGGGCATCCGTGACGCAACTGGCGGATTTCTTTGGGCCGGAGGATGTCTTCTTTGCGTATGGTACGGAGCGTGTGAATACCGCCGAGGATTTCAAATTGGAAGCAGATGAGCAGCGCGCCATCAATGCCATACGCAAGACACTGCGCACAGCGGGCACTACATGCAAGGGACCCAAGCCCAAGATGCcggttaaaaacaaaaaggtttaTCCGGCCGAGACCGCACGAGCGCGAGAAGCCGGCGAATCTGCCACCTCAGAGGAGGACGACCAGGCGACACTACTTAGGAATACGGGCGTTGAGATTGGCGATCTGCCCGTCGCTATACGAGACAATTACACACTGGGCAAAATGATTGGCGATGGCAACTTTGCCATTGTGCTAAAGATCAAGGATCGACAGACGGGCTTGCCATATGCCCTCAAGATCATTGACAAGAGCAAGTGCAAGGGCAAGGAGCACTACATAGATGCCGAAGTGCGTGTCATgaaaaagctgcagcatccCCATATAATATCGCTCATCATGGACGTCGATCAGGTGACAAACATGTACCTGGTGCTCGAGTATGTCAGTG gtgGCGATCTGTTCGATGCCATTACACAGGTCACACGCTTCTCGGAAAGCCAATCACGCATTATGATCCGACATTTAGGCTCGGCCATGTCTTATTTACATTCCATGAGCATTGTGCATAGGGATATCAAACCGGAAAATCTTCTG GTGGAACTGGACGCGTCTGGCAATGTTGTCCAACTTAAATTGGCCGACTTTGGACTGGCCTGTGAGGTAACCGAACCGCTCTATGCCGTGTGCGGCACTCCCACCTATGTGGCGCCCGAAATACTGTTGGAAGTGGGTTACGGCTTAAAG ATTGACGTTTGGGCTGCTGGCATCATATTGTACATACTGCTCTGCGGTTTTCCGCCTTTTGTTGCGCCTGATAACCAGCAGGAGCCGCTGTTTGATGCTATCATCTCGGGCGTTTATGAGTTTCCCGATCCCTACTGGTCGGACATCGGCGACGGTGTGCGCGATCTAATCGCCAATATGCTGCAGTCAGATCCGGATGTTCGTTTTACCAGCGAAGATATACTAGATCATTATTGGACAATGGACACTGAGAATAACGGCTGCGGTGGTGGCGATGGCGACTTTAGCAGATGA
- the LOC6627306 gene encoding serine/threonine-protein kinase GA29083 isoform X3 translates to MEVQAVNNLHSTAALLSSLQQGSNPASPNSTPRKTAAKAGGASAKKPTTEVAILEQLSKQQQQQEQEREHSRDCVSPASSNSELEKDFNELRELNGSLTGSGSVGKSNGSLSGNSSTNSAAPGSNGVGSTTPATNGSGQQPVGALNATHPKKRISSSRTPTRKAHRIKFYRNGDRFYPGITIPVSNERYRSFESLYEDLTRLLEENVKIPGAVRAIYNMSGKKITALEELEDGQSYVCSCNNENFKKVEYNTSSQPLANLTLANNSRSTNQRLAKLQRPVSPLKNGALVNSTGSNNAPAANGGDSAVHPRIVTLIRNGTKPRRIMRLLLNKRNSPSFEHVLTAITQVVRLDTGYVRKVFRLSGASVTQLADFFGPEDVFFAYGTERVNTAEDFKLEADEQRAINAIRKTLRTAGTTCKGPKPKMPVKNKKVYPAETARAREAGESATSEEDDQATLLRNTGVEIGDLPVAIRDNYTLGKMIGDGNFAIVLKIKDRQTGLPYALKIIDKSKCKGKEHYIDAEVRVMKKLQHPHIISLIMDVDQVTNMYLVLEYVSGGDLFDAITQVTRFSESQSRIMIRHLGSAMSYLHSMSIVHRDIKPENLLVELDASGNVVQLKLADFGLACEVTEPLYAVCGTPTYVAPEILLEVGYGLKIDVWAAGIILYILLCGFPPFVAPDNQQEPLFDAIISGVYEFPDPYWSDIGDGVRDLIANMLQSDPDVRFTSEDILDHYWTMDTENNGCGGGDGDFSR, encoded by the exons ATGGAAGTTCAGGCGGTAAACAATCTGCACAGCACGGCCGCGCTGCTGTCCTCACTGCAACAAGGCAGCAATCCCGCCAGCCCGAACTCGACGCCCAGGAAGACGGCTGCCAAGGCGGGCGGCGCCTCGGCCAAGAAGCCCACAACAGAAGTCGCCATCCTCGAGCAGTTgagcaagcagcagcagcagcaggagcaggagcgaGAGCACAGTCGCGACTGTGTGAGTCCGGCCAGCTCCAACTCGGAGCTGGAGAAGGACTTCAATGAGCTGCGTGAATTGAACGGCTCGCTAACGGGCAGTGGCAGCGTTGGCAAATCAAATGGTTCGCTTAGCGGCAACTCATCCACCAATTCGGCGGCACCGGGCTCCAATGGAGTCGGTTCCACGACTCCGGCAACGAATGGCAGCGGCCAGCAGCCGGTGGGCGCCCTTAATGCCACCCATCCTAAGAAACGCATCTCGAGCAGCCGCACGCCCACACGCAAGGCGCATCGCATTAAATTCTATCGCAACGGTGATCGCTTCTATCCGGGCATCACCATACCCGTGTCCAATGAGCGCTATCGTTCCTTTGAGAGCCTCTACGAGGATCTGACGCGCCTCCTCGAAGAGAATGTCAAAATTCCGGGTGCTGTGCGTGCCATCTACAATATGTCCGGCAAGAAA ATCACCGCCCTGGAAGAGCTAGAGGATGGCCAGAGCTACGTGTGTTCCTGCAATAACGAGAACTTCAAGAAGGTGGAGTATAATACCAGCTCACAGCCTTTGGCCAATTTGACGCTGGCGAACAACAGTCGATCCACCAATCAGCGTCTGGCCAAGCTGCAGCGTCCCGTCTCGCCGCTTAAGAATGGAGCACTGGTCAACAGCACGGGCAGCAACAATGCACCTGCGGCCAATGGGGGAGATAGTGCAGTGCATCCGCGAATTGTGACGCTGATAAGGAATGGTACGAAGCCACGCCGGATAATGCGACTGCTGTTGAACAAGCGGAACAGTCCCAGCTTCGAGCATGTTCTGACCGCCATAACGCAAGTGGTGCGCCTGGATACGGGCTATGTACGCAAGGTGTTCAGACTGTCTGGGGCATCCGTGACGCAACTGGCGGATTTCTTTGGGCCGGAGGATGTCTTCTTTGCGTATGGTACGGAGCGTGTGAATACCGCCGAGGATTTCAAATTGGAAGCAGATGAGCAGCGCGCCATCAATGCCATACGCAAGACACTGCGCACAGCGGGCACTACATGCAAGGGACCCAAGCCCAAGATGCcggttaaaaacaaaaaggtttaTCCGGCCGAGACCGCACGAGCGCGAGAAGCCGGCGAATCTGCCACCTCAGAGGAGGACGACCAGGCGACACTACTTAGGAATACGGGCGTTGAGATTGGCGATCTGCCCGTCGCTATACGAGACAATTACACACTGGGCAAAATGATTGGCGATGGCAACTTTGCCATTGTGCTAAAGATCAAGGATCGACAGACGGGCTTGCCATATGCCCTCAAGATCATTGACAAGAGCAAGTGCAAGGGCAAGGAGCACTACATAGATGCCGAAGTGCGTGTCATgaaaaagctgcagcatccCCATATAATATCGCTCATCATGGACGTCGATCAGGTGACAAACATGTACCTGGTGCTCGAGTATGTCAGTG gtgGCGATCTGTTCGATGCCATTACACAGGTCACACGCTTCTCGGAAAGCCAATCACGCATTATGATCCGACATTTAGGCTCGGCCATGTCTTATTTACATTCCATGAGCATTGTGCATAGGGATATCAAACCGGAAAATCTTCTG GTGGAACTGGACGCGTCTGGCAATGTTGTCCAACTTAAATTGGCCGACTTTGGACTGGCCTGTGAGGTAACCGAACCGCTCTATGCCGTGTGCGGCACTCCCACCTATGTGGCGCCCGAAATACTGTTGGAAGTGGGTTACGGCTTAAAG ATTGACGTTTGGGCTGCTGGCATCATATTGTACATACTGCTCTGCGGTTTTCCGCCTTTTGTTGCGCCTGATAACCAGCAGGAGCCGCTGTTTGATGCTATCATCTCGGGCGTTTATGAGTTTCCCGATCCCTACTGGTCGGACATCGGCGACGGTGTGCGCGATCTAATCGCCAATATGCTGCAGTCAGATCCGGATGTTCGTTTTACCAGCGAAGATATACTAGATCATTATTGGACAATGGACACTGAGAATAACGGCTGCGGTGGTGGCGATGGCGACTTTAGCAGATGA
- the lt gene encoding vacuolar protein sorting-associated protein 41 homolog, with protein sequence MAETLPINSDSGTDEEEEVEPKFKYQRIGNDLRNILNTDVVTCSAVHSKFLIFGTFRGRVYLLDHQGNSVDSNLSSGDRHTHSVAVNHIDVDPKGEYVATCSDDGRVNITGLFSCENNQNLSHGKFIKVVALDPEVKSGVRRFIVGDDKLTLYERNLLKKLKPCELCAVEGSVLAICWQGNLVAWASHLGVRVYDLSEKCSLGLMKWEVPAQARLENFRCHLRWSNTNTLLIGWVDTIRICVIRKRNTIEASSSNLPGFVVDPVSTFQTTFYVCGLAPLAASQLVVLGYRKDRSPNYKALRPVLCVIEYKMNTCEEVCTDSLTLRGFEEYTVNDYSLGCIMEENRYYIVAPKDIVVASLIETDDRVEWLIKHNKFEEALEICTHGCSLPMLSVARLYINHLLTLKQYEEAAKLCLRVLGNNKALWEEEVFKFVKCQQLRCVSAYLPTSDDCKLDPHVYEMVLYEFLKFDVHGFLNLIKEWPPKLYDGLAVINAIHDHFRKQNANELLEALALLYSYQSDYESALRMYLKLQNKDVFLLIRRFELYDVISKLIIPLIQLDRERAFKILLDKDKIKPEVVVHQLEQNQEYLYWFLDELDKIDSQGTFHPKLVALYAKYDRPKLLPFLRRSNDYGIQNALAICKREEFYPEMVYLLARMGSIVEALNIIMHKIKDIEMAIEFCKEHNDDDLWNILIDESIKQPEIVTKVLDGIVDYVNPVLVVSKIKLGQTIPNLHQSVVKMLWHYNIEEEVNTIAHQIQLTDYFDTQAEVVAMQRRGRHVSYDKVCPKCSRSVIIKDTVPPNGLTIFNCGHIYHNNCVIDNHCDVCLDWDSILDEDD encoded by the exons ATGGCCGAGACTTTGCCAATTAACAGC GACTCGGGCACCGATGAGGAGGAAGAGGTTGAACCAAAGTTCAAGTACCAGCGCATTGGAAATGATCTCAGGAATATACTCAACACAGACGTGGTTACCTGCAGTGCCGTCCATTCAAAG TTTCTTATATTTGGCACATTTCGGGGGCGAGTTTATCTGCTGGATCACCAGGGCAACTCTGTGGACTCGAACCTGAGCAGCGGCGATCGCCACACACACTCAGTGGCCGTTAATCACATTGATGTGGATCCTAAGGGTGAATATGTTGCCACCTGCTCCGATGACGGACGC GTCAATATTACGGGCTTGTTCAGCTGTGAGAATAATCAGAACCTTAGTCATGGCAAGTTCATAAAAGTCGTTGCCCTGGACCCTGAAGTCAAATCGGGGGTGCGACGATTTATAGTGG GTGACGACAAGCTTACGCTTTACGAACGCAACTTACTCAAGAAGCTGAAACCTTGCGAATTGTGCGCAGTTGAGGGAAGTGTTCTGGCTATCTGCTGGCAGGGCAATTTGGTTGCTTGGGCCAGTCACTTGGGAGTGCGTGTGTATGATCTAAGCGAGAAGTGTTCTCTGGGCCTTATGAAATGGGAGGTGCCGGCACAGGCGCGACTCGAAAACTTTCGCTGCCACCTGCGCTGGTCCAATACCAATACGCTGCTCATCGGCTGGGTGGACACAATACGCATTTGTGTAATTCGTAAGCGCAATACCATCGAAGCATCCTCCAGCAATTTGCCGGGCTTTGTCGTGGACCCAG TCTCAACATTTCAAACCACTTTTTATGTGTGTGGACTGGCCCCCCTGGCTGCCAGCCAGCTGGTGGTCCTGGGCTATCGCAAGGATCGTAGCCCCAACTATAAAGCTCTACGGCCAGTGCTGTGCGTCATTGAATACAAAATGAACACATGCGAGGAGGTGTGCACAGATAGCCTGACCTTACGCGGCTTCGAGGAGTATACGGTCAACGATTATAGCCTGGGTTGCATCATGGAGGAGAATCGCTACTACATTGTGGCGCCCAAGGATATTGTGGTGGCCAGTCTCATTGAAACAGACGATCGCGTCGAATGGCTTATCAAACACAA caaaTTTGAGGAGGCCTTGGAGATATGCACACATGGATGTTCATTGCCAATGCTCTCAGTAGCCAG ACTGTACATAAACCACCTGTTGACGTTGAAGCAATACGAAGAGGCGGCCAAGCTATGCCTGCGAGTActgggcaacaacaaagccCTGTGGGAGGAGGAGGTCTTCAAGTTTGTCAAGTGCCAGCAGCTGCGCTGCGTGAGCGCCTATTTACCCACATCGGATGATTGTAAACTGGATCCGCATGTCTATGAAATGGTGCTCTATGAGTTCCTCAAGTTTGATGTGCATGGTTTTCTAAATTTAATCAAAGAGTGGCCGCCAAAGCTCTACGATGGCTTGGCCGTGATAAACGCCATACATGATCATTTTCGCAAACAGAATGCGAATGAGCTGCTCGAGGCTTTGGCCCTCCTCTACTCCTACCAAAGCGACTATGAGAGCGCTTTGCGCATGTATTTGAA ATTGCAGAACAAGGATGTTTTTCTGCTAATCCGACGCTTTGAACTATATGATGTCATCTCCAAATTAATCATTCCACTCATTCAACTGGATCGCGAACGTgcctttaaaatattattagatAAGGACAAAATAAAGCCCGAAGTGGTTGTACATCAATTGGAACAAAATCAGGAATACCTCTACTGG TTCCTGGATGAGCTGGACAAGATTGACAGTCAAGGCACATTCCACCCGAAGTTAGTTGCCCTGTATGCTAAATATGATCGGccaaaacttttgccatttctACGTCGCTCCAATGATTATGGAATACAAAATGCACTGGCGATATGCAAACGTGAAGAGTTTTATCCAGAAATGGTATATTTGCTGGCCCGCATGGGCAGCATCGTGGAGGCACTCAACATAATCATGCATAAA ATaaaagacattgagatggcaATTGAGTTTTGCAAGGAGCATAATGATGACGATCTGTGGAACATACTCATTGATGAGTCCATCAAACAGCCAGAAATAGTAACGAAAGTGCTGGATGGTATTGTGG ATTATGTCAATCCCGTATTGGTAGTTAGCAAGATTAAATTGGGTCAAACAATACCGAATCTCCATCAATCTGTTGTCAAAATGCTGTGGCACTACAATATTGAGGAAGAAGTAAACACAATTGCTCATCAAATCCAATTGACCGATTATTTTGACACTCAGGCCGAGGTGGTGGCCATGCAGCGTCGCGGCCGCCACGTCTCCTATGACAAAGTGTGCCCAAAATGTAGTCGTTCAGTGATAATAAAGGACACCGTTCCTCCCAATGGCCTTACTATATTTAACTGTGGACACATTTATCATAACAACTGCGTGATCGACAATCATTGCGACGTGTGCTTGGATTGGGATAGTATATTGGACGAGGACGATTAA